One region of Limnospira fusiformis SAG 85.79 genomic DNA includes:
- a CDS encoding DUF6492 family protein produces MNITSQPSGSEYSFCLVTPSYAPDFERCQFLCSTVDKFIPSSTKHYIIVDRKDLSIFKSLPNNRTEILVVEEVIPGWIKRIPFVKNGWFSFKSLPIRNWLLQQIIKLSAAQFVSEDILMFVDSDVAFVRPLNPQERFVKDGKIRFYREPNSIPRSWESHYSWYETASKLLITPMVDFPAPNYIGDLITWKKDNVLKLYEHLEKVSRRSWVETISNTWNLSEYILYGMFCDYIIDHEANHYIDETYPGLRYFGTENLSEQQIKDFLSEIEPDYVTVMISAKAGIPIKRYQKLLENMN; encoded by the coding sequence ATGAACATCACGTCTCAACCCTCTGGATCAGAATACAGCTTTTGTTTGGTTACACCGAGTTATGCACCGGACTTTGAGAGATGCCAATTTTTGTGTTCTACAGTTGATAAGTTCATACCTTCGTCAACAAAGCATTATATTATTGTTGATCGAAAAGATTTATCAATATTTAAGTCACTCCCAAATAATCGCACAGAAATTTTAGTTGTTGAAGAGGTGATTCCTGGATGGATCAAAAGGATACCTTTTGTCAAAAATGGTTGGTTTAGCTTTAAAAGTCTTCCCATTCGTAACTGGCTGCTTCAGCAAATTATTAAGCTGTCAGCGGCACAATTTGTGTCTGAAGATATTTTGATGTTTGTGGATTCAGATGTTGCCTTTGTGCGTCCTTTAAATCCACAAGAACGATTTGTTAAAGATGGAAAAATTCGCTTTTATCGAGAGCCTAATTCAATTCCTCGCTCTTGGGAGTCTCATTATAGTTGGTATGAAACTGCTAGTAAATTACTGATTACCCCTATGGTTGATTTTCCGGCTCCTAATTATATTGGTGACTTGATTACCTGGAAAAAGGATAATGTTTTAAAATTATATGAACACCTAGAAAAAGTGTCTAGACGTTCTTGGGTGGAAACCATATCTAATACTTGGAATTTATCTGAGTATATCCTCTATGGAATGTTTTGTGATTATATTATAGACCATGAAGCCAATCATTATATTGATGAAACATACCCCGGTTTACGCTATTTTGGTACAGAAAATTTATCAGAACAACAAATCAAGGATTTTTTATCTGAAATTGAGCCTGATTATGTAACGGTTATGATTTCAGCCAAAGCTGGTATTCCGATTAAACGCTATCAAAAATTACTGGAAAACATGAATTAG
- a CDS encoding glycosyltransferase family 4 protein: protein MTLKSSSMHLIALENEPSSTLGGQELNLLEICQSLANRGHQVSLVYTKEGDLLQTYGQFCQDLIPVKRYQANRKNPLDMVKFAVDFFNDISPIKTTLDSMILSNEFSSVFWGYGLSTIKKIPLLSYLQLPGNSLRFKWRPGLSGVDKFIAVSQATKDRWVDFCGIDHQKIDVVYNGIDPPKFSPHSVDNHQQLSLRRDFKILGNRRVFSCLGRLNPNKGIEVLIKAFALLANHQPDICLLIAGNVILEPKKDSPEARINYLKFLKDMVDELGIKELVQFMGHVPNTPDLDRVSDVTIVPSIWPDPCPRVVLESLSTGTPVVGSRVAGIPEMMTGELSRYLVEPGSPEQLAEVLNQVANWRDDDPELDQRCRDHVLDNFSPKVMIDQMEMVLLRTINQYYQH, encoded by the coding sequence ATGACTTTAAAATCATCATCTATGCACTTAATTGCTTTAGAAAATGAACCCTCATCAACTCTTGGCGGTCAAGAGTTAAATCTACTGGAAATTTGTCAAAGCCTGGCTAATCGTGGACATCAGGTTAGTTTGGTTTACACCAAAGAAGGAGACCTCCTACAAACCTATGGCCAATTCTGCCAAGATTTAATTCCGGTCAAACGCTACCAAGCTAACCGCAAAAATCCCCTTGATATGGTCAAATTTGCTGTGGATTTTTTTAATGATATTTCTCCAATCAAAACAACTTTAGATTCCATGATTTTGTCTAATGAGTTTAGTTCTGTATTTTGGGGCTATGGCTTATCAACTATCAAAAAAATTCCTTTACTCTCTTATTTGCAACTACCAGGAAACTCTTTGAGATTCAAGTGGCGACCCGGATTGTCAGGGGTGGATAAATTTATAGCTGTTTCTCAAGCAACTAAAGACAGATGGGTTGATTTTTGTGGTATTGATCATCAGAAAATTGATGTGGTTTATAATGGTATTGACCCGCCAAAATTTAGTCCCCACTCCGTTGATAATCATCAGCAATTATCCCTCCGTCGTGATTTCAAGATCTTAGGAAACAGGCGAGTTTTTTCGTGTCTGGGGAGACTCAACCCTAATAAAGGAATAGAAGTCCTGATTAAAGCCTTTGCATTACTGGCCAATCATCAACCAGATATTTGTTTATTAATTGCTGGAAATGTTATTTTGGAACCTAAAAAAGATTCACCAGAAGCGCGTATTAACTATCTTAAATTTTTAAAAGATATGGTGGATGAACTAGGGATTAAAGAATTAGTCCAGTTTATGGGTCATGTTCCCAATACACCGGATCTTGATCGGGTTAGTGATGTTACGATTGTTCCTAGTATTTGGCCTGATCCTTGTCCGAGGGTGGTTTTAGAATCTTTATCAACTGGTACGCCTGTTGTCGGTAGTAGAGTCGCGGGAATACCTGAAATGATGACAGGTGAATTAAGCCGTTATCTGGTTGAACCTGGTTCTCCTGAACAATTAGCAGAAGTTCTTAACCAGGTTGCTAATTGGCGAGATGATGACCCGGAACTTGACCAGCGTTGTCGTGATCATGTACTGGATAATTTTAGTCCTAAAGTTATGATTGATCAAATGGAGATGGTCTTATTGAGAACGATTAATCAATACTATCAACATTAA
- a CDS encoding O-antigen ligase family protein: MDKYLKYLESSFTVFAIIHYSANWLPLILSGGASEGDGTDINSFDFRLNVLVFLLTYLVSVALLLLRWKKCLISVKRGPVIWVMILIAIASYFWSDFPARTLRSCIGLIGTTLFGVYLGSRYTIREQLKLLAISYGIIAVLSVVLAIALPRYGIEQAVHYGAWRGIYNHKNLLGRAMTLGGIVLILSPGLFDQAKRWMAYMAIAIACLLLVMAKSSSSLINFTILLTSVIAYRVLRFRYILLIPSFLALVTLGATIFYIYTEMADELLGLIGKDPTLTGRTELWVWAREMIDKRPYLGYGYTAFWQGLDSASAYIIRAARWPVPYSHNGILDMWLDIGLLGVVTYFSGFGINLLRSVFIARFSVGIEYLWPLIFLTYLVLTNATEGGIISQNSIFWVLYTALSISIMEPMEKPKPSHPEFDGSR, encoded by the coding sequence ATGGACAAATACTTAAAATATTTGGAATCTAGTTTTACGGTTTTTGCGATTATTCATTATAGCGCTAACTGGTTGCCTCTGATTTTATCTGGCGGCGCAAGCGAGGGTGATGGTACAGATATCAATTCCTTTGATTTTCGATTAAATGTGCTGGTGTTTCTGCTGACTTATTTGGTTTCGGTAGCTTTACTATTGCTACGGTGGAAAAAGTGCTTAATTTCTGTTAAAAGAGGTCCGGTTATCTGGGTGATGATTTTGATTGCGATCGCCTCCTATTTTTGGTCAGATTTTCCGGCTCGTACCCTCAGAAGTTGTATTGGCTTAATAGGGACTACACTGTTTGGTGTTTACTTAGGTAGTCGTTATACCATCAGAGAACAACTTAAACTTTTGGCTATTTCCTATGGAATTATTGCCGTCCTTAGCGTGGTTTTGGCGATCGCTTTACCTCGTTATGGCATCGAACAAGCCGTTCACTATGGGGCTTGGCGAGGCATATATAACCATAAAAATCTTTTAGGAAGAGCCATGACATTAGGTGGTATAGTATTAATATTATCACCCGGTCTTTTTGACCAGGCAAAGCGCTGGATGGCTTACATGGCGATCGCTATTGCTTGTTTGCTATTAGTCATGGCAAAATCATCAAGTTCCCTAATTAACTTTACAATTTTATTGACCAGTGTCATAGCCTATCGGGTGCTGCGATTTCGGTATATTTTACTGATTCCTTCATTTCTAGCCCTTGTCACTTTGGGCGCTACTATATTTTATATCTATACAGAGATGGCCGATGAATTATTAGGATTAATTGGCAAAGATCCAACCCTTACTGGTCGCACAGAACTGTGGGTGTGGGCTAGAGAGATGATTGACAAGCGCCCCTATTTAGGATATGGTTATACGGCATTTTGGCAGGGATTAGATAGTGCCTCAGCTTATATTATTAGAGCTGCAAGGTGGCCGGTTCCTTATTCCCATAATGGAATACTCGATATGTGGTTAGACATAGGCTTATTAGGCGTTGTTACTTACTTTTCGGGGTTTGGAATTAACTTGTTAAGGTCGGTTTTTATCGCAAGATTTAGTGTCGGAATAGAATATTTATGGCCCTTAATATTTCTGACTTATTTAGTCTTAACTAATGCAACTGAAGGAGGTATAATTTCTCAAAACAGTATATTTTGGGTATTATATACAGCCCTATCCATTTCAATTATGGAACCTATGGAAAAACCCAAACCATCTCATCCTGAATTTGATGGCTCAAGATGA
- a CDS encoding Gfo/Idh/MocA family protein, translating to MMKLIVMDKDNQQPKLKAAVIGTGLISKEHLSFLSNSERAHLVGVCDISQAAANYAVQRFGAEAAYTDYHQMLEQAKPDVVHILTPPQIHKKMSMDCLSAGAHVICEKPITPTYDEFKELWDFAQKCDRHLIENQNYRFNQPILALQKLVEDGTLGTIGEVEVRMALDIRSGGRYADENLPSPVHKLPGGVIHDFITHLCYLALLFMPTFDYVKAGWNNHGGGNLFKYDDLDALIFSGHQHTRIRFSAYTQPDCFSVTVRGSLGYAEVDLFQPFVRCVVPRAVGKQFSPLANQFANGWTFMNASFTNFRRKLLQKTPYEGLHSLLEQTYQALQEDKPLPISFEDMDKTSRLVNALIAEENHL from the coding sequence ATGATGAAACTAATTGTAATGGATAAAGACAATCAACAACCCAAGTTAAAAGCAGCCGTTATTGGTACCGGGTTGATTTCTAAAGAACATCTCAGTTTTTTGTCTAACTCGGAAAGGGCTCATTTGGTGGGAGTTTGTGATATTTCCCAGGCTGCTGCTAACTATGCCGTTCAAAGATTCGGTGCTGAAGCTGCTTATACAGATTATCATCAAATGCTGGAGCAAGCCAAGCCGGATGTTGTGCATATTTTGACACCGCCTCAAATCCATAAAAAAATGTCTATGGATTGTCTGAGTGCCGGGGCTCATGTGATTTGTGAAAAGCCAATCACTCCCACTTATGATGAGTTTAAAGAACTATGGGATTTTGCTCAAAAATGCGATCGCCATTTAATCGAAAATCAAAATTATCGCTTCAATCAGCCAATTCTAGCACTGCAAAAGCTAGTGGAAGATGGAACCCTAGGAACCATCGGCGAAGTAGAAGTCCGCATGGCATTAGATATCCGTAGTGGTGGACGATACGCAGACGAAAATCTACCCAGTCCAGTCCATAAACTTCCGGGGGGTGTGATTCATGACTTTATTACCCACTTGTGTTATCTTGCCTTATTATTTATGCCAACTTTTGATTACGTCAAAGCCGGATGGAATAATCATGGTGGTGGTAATTTATTTAAGTATGATGATTTAGATGCACTGATTTTTTCCGGTCATCAACATACTCGCATACGGTTTAGTGCTTACACTCAACCCGACTGTTTTTCCGTCACAGTTCGCGGTTCCTTGGGTTATGCAGAAGTTGATTTATTTCAACCATTTGTTCGCTGTGTAGTCCCTCGTGCTGTTGGTAAGCAGTTTTCTCCTTTGGCTAATCAGTTTGCTAATGGTTGGACTTTCATGAATGCCAGCTTTACTAACTTTCGTCGGAAACTCTTACAAAAGACTCCATATGAAGGTTTACATAGTTTATTAGAGCAGACTTATCAAGCCTTACAAGAAGATAAACCGCTACCAATTAGCTTTGAAGATATGGATAAAACCAGTCGTTTAGTTAACGCATTAATTGCGGAGGAGAATCATCTATGA
- a CDS encoding flippase, translated as MSYFTNLQERIKKITQKSLVQNTLWMFLGKVISIFMQATYFILIARYLGSENFGMFMGVTALASIAVPFGTLGSADILIRNVSRNKILFKKYWGDAILTTFFCSLVVICLSFLIGKSILPKFIPNVLIVSILVSDILGLSIWNLCCGAFLGVNRHKNTAQLHIFYNFFKVLSAIALVILFDKPNAINWSFLYVLGTMITAVFSFFFVCLNLGFPQLELSQIKHNIFQGIYFSLDRSAANINSSIDRTMLSSLSTLSVTGIYSAAYRLIEVGYIPILVIFSSTYTRFFEEGALGISNAFKFAKRLIPVISTYGIFFVIGCIFFAPFIPYILGESYIDSVPVLYWLAPMPLIIGMQLIAADTLTGSGYQKLRGLVQIMAALINISLNYFLIPIFSWRGAAWATLTTDSLILLCYWGLLWRLNYKNLKNSS; from the coding sequence ATGTCATATTTTACTAATTTGCAAGAACGAATTAAGAAAATCACACAAAAGTCATTAGTCCAAAATACTTTATGGATGTTTTTGGGTAAAGTTATAAGTATTTTTATGCAAGCTACATACTTTATATTGATTGCTAGATATCTGGGTTCTGAAAATTTTGGTATGTTCATGGGAGTAACAGCACTAGCCTCGATCGCTGTTCCATTTGGAACATTAGGTAGTGCAGATATTTTAATCAGAAATGTTTCAAGAAATAAAATTTTATTTAAAAAATACTGGGGTGATGCTATTTTAACAACTTTTTTTTGTAGTTTAGTCGTCATTTGTTTATCATTTTTAATAGGCAAATCCATTTTGCCAAAATTTATTCCTAACGTCCTGATTGTATCTATACTTGTTTCTGATATTTTAGGATTGTCTATTTGGAATCTATGTTGTGGAGCTTTTTTGGGGGTTAATCGGCATAAAAACACTGCTCAATTACATATTTTTTATAACTTTTTCAAAGTTTTATCTGCTATAGCTTTGGTTATATTGTTTGATAAACCTAATGCTATAAATTGGTCTTTTTTATATGTTTTGGGGACGATGATAACGGCAGTTTTTTCGTTCTTTTTTGTTTGTTTAAATCTGGGTTTTCCTCAATTAGAATTATCCCAGATAAAGCACAATATTTTCCAAGGTATATACTTTTCTCTAGACAGATCTGCTGCTAATATAAATTCCAGTATTGATAGAACAATGTTAAGCAGTCTTTCAACTCTAAGTGTAACTGGTATCTATTCTGCTGCTTATCGATTGATAGAAGTTGGCTATATACCAATTTTAGTAATATTTAGTTCCACATACACCAGATTTTTTGAAGAAGGTGCTTTGGGTATTAGTAATGCTTTTAAATTTGCCAAACGTTTGATTCCGGTTATCTCCACATATGGTATTTTTTTTGTTATTGGTTGTATATTTTTTGCGCCATTTATACCTTATATTTTGGGAGAAAGCTATATAGATTCAGTGCCAGTATTATACTGGTTAGCTCCCATGCCACTAATTATTGGTATGCAATTAATTGCAGCAGATACTCTTACCGGCTCTGGATATCAAAAGTTACGGGGATTGGTTCAAATTATGGCAGCTTTAATTAATATTAGTTTAAATTATTTTTTAATTCCCATATTTTCATGGAGGGGTGCAGCTTGGGCTACCTTAACTACAGATTCTTTGATTCTCCTGTGCTACTGGGGTTTACTCTGGCGACTGAATTATAAAAATTTAAAAAATTCTAGTTAA
- a CDS encoding glycosyltransferase family 25 protein → MNISDFFDKIYVINLPERVDRRREMEKEIKSIGLNFNSEKVKIFPAIKPTEKLAFPSIGVLGCYLSHLEIIKIAKTDKLSHILVMEDDLAISSRFCSVQTQLLDELSQVNWDLLFLGYLAYNKLKLSDYYNFYDPDISTTWTHLKKANYPTLGTHFYAVNHTAYDSLILFLEELLKKRFQTCFFEKDPNFDDLDGAYIDTAYYLFRKQNPEIVSLIVCPSLGWQRSSPSDISPRMISSSLDKVVLIKPLVSFLRLIKLKLKKTLDYLKPELFDWWDI, encoded by the coding sequence ATGAACATATCAGATTTTTTTGACAAAATTTATGTGATCAACTTACCTGAAAGGGTTGATAGAAGACGTGAAATGGAGAAAGAAATCAAGAGTATAGGATTAAATTTTAATTCTGAAAAAGTCAAAATTTTTCCAGCCATCAAGCCCACCGAAAAATTAGCTTTTCCGAGCATTGGTGTGTTAGGATGTTACCTTAGTCATTTAGAAATTATTAAAATTGCTAAAACAGACAAACTTAGTCATATATTAGTCATGGAAGATGATCTAGCAATTTCTAGTAGATTTTGTTCTGTACAAACACAATTACTTGATGAACTTAGTCAAGTAAATTGGGATCTATTATTTCTAGGATATTTGGCTTATAATAAATTAAAGCTATCAGACTATTATAATTTTTACGACCCCGATATATCAACAACTTGGACTCACTTAAAAAAAGCTAATTATCCAACATTAGGTACACATTTTTATGCTGTTAATCATACAGCTTATGATTCTTTGATATTATTTTTAGAAGAACTGTTGAAAAAACGTTTTCAAACTTGTTTTTTTGAAAAAGATCCTAATTTTGATGACCTGGATGGAGCCTATATTGATACGGCATATTATCTATTCCGAAAGCAAAATCCTGAAATTGTATCTTTAATTGTATGTCCGTCTCTTGGGTGGCAACGGAGTAGCCCCAGTGATATTAGTCCTAGGATGATCAGCAGTTCTTTAGATAAAGTTGTATTGATCAAGCCATTGGTAAGTTTTCTAAGGTTAATCAAATTAAAATTAAAGAAGACTTTAGATTATCTAAAGCCCGAGTTATTTGATTGGTGGGATATTTAA
- a CDS encoding GumC family protein, with protein MDFSNIEHRESIDLDLGRYLQTLKRRWFWLLGVFVLSVSGAVYATQFLTPTYENSGKILFKVDRTSSLAGIGEGLGELKALLADQTPLSTQIELMYSNPLLETVIERLNLTNEDGEPVAPEDIRRNLDMRIIGGTDIVLLTYQSRNPQEVADVINTVMEVYIEANVSSIRQDASGAKEFIQEQLPRVQKELFLAEKSIQDFKERNEIVDLGTEFAISVQEMAQLNRNITTLEAELNAVQSLVNSLGNQVGLNLEEAIAVNTLSQSPVVRAALQELENVEGELAQEQRRFRDENPRIISLKGKRDNLENLLQREIQVYLGSSRPFSRGLLRVMDVKNNKIEEFVNAEIRRLDLTKQLDSLYEARDGLERRARILPQLEQQQQELERKAEVARLTYRTLLQNLEEAQVAANKITNNARIIETANVPDEGKTAKVPLLALGVMGGLVASTTLLLLMEMGDKSLRTVAETRDLFGYTLLGIIPSFAAPPFYRYLTGGDRSSVQVPVVDTPGSLISEIYRMIQANLKFLGSDRKVRVIVVSSSVPQEGKSTVSANLAAAIAQLGHRVILIDGDMRQPIQHHIWGLTNAVGLSDVLVEEATLSEAVKPGIDQLDILTAGVTPPNPLALLDSRRMTSLIRNFSEEYDFVIIDTPPLLLAADALTLANMASGVLMVARPRILDRDSAKAAKEILGRSGQRILGTVINGISKNESTKYFYHAQRYFPLQKSHRRDRSAPPKISSRSSS; from the coding sequence ATGGATTTTAGTAATATTGAACACCGAGAATCGATTGATTTGGATTTGGGTAGATATTTACAAACATTGAAACGCCGATGGTTTTGGCTGCTGGGGGTTTTTGTGCTGAGTGTATCTGGGGCTGTATATGCTACCCAATTTTTGACCCCAACTTATGAAAACTCTGGCAAAATTTTATTTAAGGTAGACCGTACTTCTTCTTTAGCTGGTATTGGTGAAGGGTTAGGGGAACTGAAAGCACTATTGGCGGATCAGACTCCTTTGAGTACCCAGATAGAATTAATGTATTCTAATCCTCTGTTAGAAACAGTGATTGAGCGCTTGAATTTAACTAATGAGGATGGTGAACCCGTGGCTCCAGAGGATATTAGACGCAATTTAGATATGAGAATTATCGGCGGCACGGATATTGTTCTGTTAACCTATCAAAGCCGAAATCCCCAAGAAGTTGCTGATGTTATTAATACCGTGATGGAGGTTTATATTGAGGCTAATGTGTCTAGCATTCGACAAGACGCTTCCGGCGCGAAAGAGTTTATTCAGGAACAGCTACCTAGGGTACAAAAGGAGTTGTTTCTGGCGGAAAAATCTATTCAAGATTTTAAGGAAAGAAATGAGATAGTAGACCTGGGAACGGAGTTTGCTATATCCGTACAAGAAATGGCGCAGTTAAATCGCAATATTACTACTTTAGAAGCTGAATTAAATGCGGTGCAATCTTTGGTTAATTCCTTGGGAAATCAAGTGGGTTTGAACTTGGAAGAAGCTATAGCCGTAAATACTTTAAGTCAGTCTCCGGTGGTGCGAGCAGCTTTACAAGAATTGGAGAATGTGGAGGGGGAATTAGCCCAGGAACAAAGACGTTTTCGAGATGAAAATCCCCGGATTATTTCTTTAAAGGGAAAGCGAGATAATCTGGAGAATTTGTTACAAAGAGAAATTCAAGTGTATTTGGGTAGTAGCAGACCCTTTTCTCGCGGGTTGCTCAGGGTTATGGATGTCAAAAATAACAAGATTGAAGAGTTTGTTAATGCGGAAATTCGGCGGCTGGATTTGACTAAGCAGCTTGACTCTCTCTATGAGGCGCGTGATGGTTTGGAAAGGAGAGCTAGGATCTTGCCACAATTAGAACAACAACAGCAGGAACTTGAGCGCAAAGCTGAGGTGGCTCGTCTGACTTATCGGACTTTACTACAAAATCTTGAGGAAGCACAAGTGGCAGCCAATAAGATTACCAATAATGCCAGAATTATCGAAACGGCTAACGTTCCAGATGAGGGAAAAACGGCAAAAGTACCGTTGTTGGCTTTGGGAGTAATGGGGGGATTAGTCGCCTCAACTACTTTATTGCTGTTGATGGAAATGGGAGATAAATCTCTGAGGACTGTGGCGGAAACTAGGGATTTATTTGGATATACTTTGTTGGGTATTATTCCTTCTTTTGCAGCGCCGCCTTTTTACCGCTATTTGACGGGAGGCGATCGCTCTTCTGTACAGGTTCCGGTGGTGGATACACCCGGTTCCTTAATTAGCGAAATTTATCGGATGATTCAGGCTAATTTGAAGTTTTTGGGTTCCGATCGCAAAGTGCGGGTAATTGTGGTAAGCAGTTCCGTACCACAGGAGGGAAAATCAACGGTTTCCGCTAATTTGGCGGCGGCGATCGCCCAGCTTGGACATCGGGTGATACTCATTGATGGGGATATGCGACAACCGATTCAACATCATATCTGGGGTTTAACTAATGCGGTGGGATTAAGTGATGTACTCGTGGAAGAGGCGACTCTTTCCGAAGCCGTGAAGCCGGGAATTGACCAACTCGATATTTTGACCGCTGGGGTGACACCACCCAATCCGTTAGCACTTTTGGATTCTCGACGCATGACTTCCTTAATTCGGAATTTTTCGGAGGAGTATGATTTTGTAATTATTGATACACCACCATTGTTATTAGCCGCCGATGCTTTAACTTTAGCTAATATGGCTAGTGGGGTGTTAATGGTCGCTAGACCCCGAATTCTTGACCGCGATAGCGCTAAAGCCGCTAAGGAAATATTAGGGCGATCGGGTCAGCGGATCTTGGGGACGGTGATCAATGGGATTAGCAAGAATGAGTCCACTAAGTATTTCTATCATGCTCAACGCTATTTCCCTCTCCAAAAATCCCATCGGCGCGATCGCTCCGCACCCCCGAAAATATCTTCTAGGAGTTCTTCTTAG
- a CDS encoding NAD-dependent epimerase/dehydratase family protein — protein MKLFITGASGFLGQYIVAEALGRGHQVKAVLRPQTDETKFSWFNHPNLAIVRLDLRQSSGLVESLQSVDAVIHLAASKSGDFYTQFAGTVIATENMLIAMKKTGISKLIAISSFSVYDYVKMRSHQILDEDSPIEADPLNRDEYAQTKLIQEQLYRDFERYGGQVSIIRPGMIYGRDYLWNACLGAEIGDSAWLRIGGNAIMPLTYVENCAEAIVIAAETEAACGQTLNIVDDNLPTQNVYAKKLIETMDKVPKIYFINWFFMGLIANMAWLFNRLFIESKARLPGILVPAKLQARFKPLRYTNQKAKQILNWQPTYSLDQAFQRSSGTEDLLAVYAPKSS, from the coding sequence ATGAAATTGTTTATCACTGGCGCATCTGGATTTTTAGGACAGTATATTGTGGCGGAAGCCTTGGGACGGGGACACCAAGTAAAAGCCGTACTTCGTCCCCAAACTGATGAGACTAAATTCTCTTGGTTTAATCATCCTAATTTGGCAATTGTCCGCCTAGATTTAAGGCAATCATCAGGCTTGGTAGAAAGTCTGCAATCTGTGGATGCTGTCATTCATTTAGCCGCCTCTAAGTCTGGGGATTTTTACACCCAATTTGCTGGCACAGTCATAGCCACCGAAAATATGTTAATTGCTATGAAAAAAACCGGGATTTCTAAGCTCATAGCCATTAGTAGCTTTTCAGTTTATGATTATGTCAAAATGCGATCGCATCAAATTTTAGACGAAGATTCTCCCATCGAAGCTGACCCCTTAAATCGTGACGAATACGCTCAAACCAAGCTAATTCAAGAACAACTTTATCGAGATTTTGAGCGATATGGTGGACAAGTTTCTATTATTCGTCCGGGGATGATTTACGGTCGAGATTATCTTTGGAATGCTTGCTTAGGCGCTGAAATAGGGGATAGTGCCTGGTTAAGAATAGGGGGTAATGCAATTATGCCTTTAACCTATGTAGAAAACTGTGCAGAAGCCATTGTTATTGCCGCCGAGACAGAAGCAGCCTGTGGACAAACCTTAAATATTGTCGATGACAATTTACCTACTCAAAATGTCTATGCCAAAAAACTCATAGAAACCATGGATAAAGTCCCGAAAATATATTTTATCAACTGGTTTTTTATGGGATTAATTGCCAATATGGCTTGGCTGTTTAACCGTCTATTTATTGAGAGTAAAGCTCGTTTACCAGGTATTTTAGTACCCGCCAAACTTCAGGCTCGTTTTAAGCCACTGCGGTATACTAATCAGAAGGCTAAACAGATTTTGAACTGGCAGCCTACCTATTCTCTAGATCAAGCCTTTCAACGTTCCTCTGGTACTGAAGATTTATTAGCAGTTTATGCACCAAAATCAAGTTAG
- a CDS encoding glycosyltransferase family 2 protein — MFISICVATYKRSDDLKRLLNSLEKLTFHQINEPEIEIVIVDNDASGSAQIIIDEVAPSFKYPLRYDIETQTGVSYARNRTIINSSDLADFIAIIDDDEMADENWLENLLIVQEKYEADVVTGPVIPYFENSVDVPDWIEKGQFLEPRRYPTGSVMDVAYTGNVLVRSQLVKQLETVFDERLAMQGSEDTHLFMRLYKQGAKIVWADEAIVRERIPESRMSLMWLLERSYWGWSSRSLFERELYPSLYLQGIRFLKGCVLIMIGLVSIPIALLQGQYAVNRALLSIWRGAGTISGLLGIMGSGWKKAN; from the coding sequence ATGTTTATATCAATTTGCGTAGCCACCTATAAGCGATCGGATGATTTAAAGAGATTGCTAAACAGTTTAGAAAAGCTCACTTTTCATCAAATTAATGAACCCGAAATAGAGATTGTCATTGTTGATAATGATGCTTCGGGTTCTGCCCAAATTATTATTGATGAAGTCGCTCCTAGTTTTAAGTACCCTTTACGCTATGATATCGAAACTCAAACGGGAGTTTCTTATGCTCGTAACCGAACGATTATCAACTCATCTGATCTGGCAGATTTTATTGCTATTATTGATGATGATGAGATGGCTGATGAAAACTGGTTAGAAAATCTTTTAATTGTTCAGGAAAAATATGAAGCAGATGTGGTAACAGGACCAGTTATCCCTTACTTTGAGAATAGTGTTGACGTACCTGATTGGATTGAAAAAGGTCAATTTTTAGAGCCGAGGCGCTATCCAACTGGATCGGTTATGGATGTTGCTTATACAGGTAATGTTTTGGTTCGCAGCCAACTTGTAAAGCAACTAGAAACAGTTTTTGATGAACGTTTGGCCATGCAAGGTTCAGAGGACACACATTTATTTATGCGACTTTATAAGCAAGGGGCAAAAATAGTGTGGGCTGATGAAGCCATTGTGCGTGAGCGGATTCCTGAATCTCGAATGAGTTTGATGTGGTTGTTAGAGCGAAGTTACTGGGGATGGAGCTCGAGAAGCTTATTTGAAAGAGAGTTGTATCCTTCTCTTTATCTTCAAGGTATCCGTTTTCTCAAAGGATGTGTTTTAATTATGATTGGCTTAGTATCTATTCCGATCGCTTTGTTACAGGGTCAATATGCCGTGAACAGGGCTTTACTGTCCATCTGGCGTGGGGCTGGAACTATCTCTGGCTTGCTCGGAATTATGGGAAGTGGGTGGAAAAAAGCCAATTAA